A DNA window from Niabella yanshanensis contains the following coding sequences:
- a CDS encoding IS3 family transposase: MYFGYSRSGYYKSLRTIIQSDLTEAVVVDLVGSVRRYQPMIGGKKLYSLLKADLAKPGSRVGRDKFFDILRKQKLLIKRRRRYVTTTDSYHRFRKYNNKVKDQLLTGPGQVIVSDITYLRTSSGFVYLFLQTDAWSRKITGWHLSESLGIAGALKALEMSIRQYPSTLGTIHHSDRGIQYCCDAYVSALQEAGMEISMTEENHCYENAQAERVNGILKQEFLLDSVFADKQEAFKAVKEAIYTYNYRRPHWSLNLRIPIQLHNAA; the protein is encoded by the coding sequence TTGTACTTTGGTTACAGCCGTTCGGGTTATTATAAATCGCTGAGAACAATTATTCAATCGGATTTAACAGAGGCTGTAGTGGTAGATTTAGTAGGTTCGGTTCGGCGTTATCAGCCGATGATAGGAGGTAAAAAACTGTATTCGTTATTAAAAGCTGATTTGGCAAAACCGGGCAGTAGAGTTGGTCGCGATAAGTTCTTTGATATACTACGCAAGCAGAAGTTGCTGATAAAAAGAAGAAGGAGGTATGTTACTACAACGGATTCTTATCATCGCTTTCGCAAGTATAACAATAAGGTTAAAGATCAATTACTTACAGGACCCGGCCAGGTAATTGTAAGTGATATTACTTATTTGAGGACGTCGAGCGGGTTTGTATACCTGTTTTTGCAAACAGATGCCTGGTCTCGAAAGATCACCGGCTGGCATTTGAGTGAGAGTTTGGGTATTGCTGGAGCACTAAAAGCTCTTGAGATGAGTATCCGGCAGTATCCTTCGACGCTGGGAACGATCCACCATTCCGATCGGGGCATCCAGTATTGTTGTGATGCTTATGTGTCAGCACTACAGGAGGCCGGAATGGAAATTAGCATGACTGAAGAAAATCATTGTTACGAGAATGCACAGGCAGAAAGGGTAAATGGGATATTGAAACAGGAATTTCTTTTAGATAGTGTATTTGCCGATAAGCAGGAAGCATTTAAAGCAGTGAAAGAGGCCATATATACTTATAATTACCGCCGTCCCCATTGGTCTTTAAATTTAAGAATACC
- a CDS encoding transposase encodes MTKISIREQVRYSISFKQKVVREVEKGLSVESVRRRYNIGGGSTIQNWIRQFGKHHLLSKVLRVETLEEKDRLKELEAEVKKLKLALADSMLEKQALETLIDIVDEHYDTDVKKNFAQQSSACVGRKGKK; translated from the coding sequence ATGACGAAGATATCCATTAGAGAACAGGTTCGGTATAGTATTAGCTTTAAGCAAAAAGTTGTCAGAGAAGTGGAGAAAGGGTTATCAGTAGAGTCTGTTCGCAGGCGGTATAATATCGGCGGGGGCAGTACTATTCAAAATTGGATCAGACAATTTGGTAAACATCATTTATTAAGTAAAGTGTTAAGAGTGGAGACGCTTGAAGAAAAAGACCGTTTAAAAGAATTGGAAGCTGAAGTAAAAAAGCTGAAGCTGGCCTTGGCAGACAGCATGTTGGAGAAGCAAGCTTTGGAGACACTAATCGACATAGTGGATGAGCATTATGATACAGATGTAAAAAAAAATTTCGCACAGCAGTCATCCGCATGTGTGGGGAGAAAGGGCAAAAAGTAA
- a CDS encoding aspartate carbamoyltransferase catalytic subunit, which yields MKLSTQHLLGIKDLTKEDISLFLDTATQFKEVLQRPVKKVPSLRDVTIVNLFYENSTRTRISFELAEKRLSADTINFTASGSSVSKGETLLDTVNNILSMKVDMVVMRHSASGAPHFLSQHIPAAIVNAGDGVNEHPTQGLLDAFSIREKVGKLEGTKVAIIGDITHSRVAMSNMYLLKKMGAEVTLCGPPTLIPKHAKEAFGVNVSYNLEETLNWCDVANVLRIQLERQNQVLFSSLREYNLSYGISRKLLEGLNKDIVIMHPGPINRGVELDSDVADSGQSIILQQVENGVAVRMAVLYLLSNKNN from the coding sequence ATGAAGCTTTCAACGCAACACTTGCTCGGCATTAAAGACCTCACGAAAGAGGATATTTCTCTTTTTTTAGATACCGCCACTCAATTCAAAGAAGTTTTACAACGGCCGGTTAAGAAAGTACCCTCTTTAAGAGATGTTACTATCGTAAACCTGTTTTACGAGAATTCAACAAGAACCCGCATTTCTTTTGAGCTGGCAGAAAAAAGATTATCGGCCGACACGATCAATTTTACCGCTTCGGGTTCTTCTGTGTCCAAAGGCGAAACCTTACTCGATACGGTAAACAATATTTTATCCATGAAAGTGGATATGGTGGTTATGAGACATAGTGCCAGCGGCGCCCCGCATTTTTTGTCGCAGCATATTCCCGCAGCCATTGTAAATGCCGGCGATGGTGTGAATGAGCATCCCACACAGGGTTTGCTGGATGCTTTTTCGATCAGGGAGAAAGTTGGCAAACTGGAAGGAACCAAAGTGGCGATCATAGGCGATATTACCCATAGTCGCGTAGCAATGAGTAATATGTACCTGTTGAAGAAAATGGGTGCAGAAGTAACATTGTGCGGTCCGCCCACGCTGATCCCCAAACATGCAAAGGAGGCTTTTGGTGTTAATGTAAGTTATAACCTGGAGGAGACTTTGAACTGGTGCGATGTAGCCAATGTGTTGCGCATACAACTCGAAAGACAAAACCAGGTATTGTTTTCTTCCTTAAGAGAATACAATCTTAGTTATGGCATCAGCCGCAAATTGCTGGAAGGGTTAAATAAAGATATAGTGATCATGCATCCGGGACCTATCAACCGAGGGGTAGAACTGGATAGTGATGTAGCCGACAGCGGACAGTCCATTATTTTGCAACAGGTTGAAAATGGGGTAGCGGTACGTATGGCCGTTTTATATCTGCTCTCGAATAAGAACAATTAA
- a CDS encoding geranylgeranyl reductase family protein, whose amino-acid sequence MISIKNKYDFDCDVLIVGGGPAGSGLAYHLSKAGTKVIVVEAATFPRDKVCGDGISPIALAELHAMGITDTDRFKRANEISQVGLFIKNDKVVVNLSKPDHLPHHARIIPRLELDSWIYEAAKEVGTRFLEDTRFCRYQITDLGVITFLKTGSRHFAVSSKIIIGADGSSSGVARQLHGVKSSDQFQLLGLRAYYEEVSGPNNRVDIFFSKESFPGIYWMFPKGEKGANIGMAMVSATLPQKPAHVKQLLQRHIENNEDIAERIGAGKLQGKILGWPITFFNAGSILTDNRILLVGDAAGLINPLSGDGIQYALLSARWASEVVIQSVALNDFSAGQLKAYRTKVDKELAYDFAFSNFLVQFARNKSLSAVWMEIISTLIARAKVDKPYADTIAGIFEGTYPSYKALNAEFIAKSLLQGGIRGFESMLSMAQNPGSVLATGNHIVQSAGQFLNEINSTSNEQAKWLGALLNRGLSVAGHTINHLINTRTANK is encoded by the coding sequence ATGATCAGCATTAAGAATAAATATGATTTTGATTGCGATGTGTTGATAGTAGGGGGAGGGCCTGCCGGTAGTGGGTTAGCATATCATTTATCAAAGGCCGGTACTAAAGTAATAGTTGTGGAAGCTGCAACATTTCCCAGGGATAAAGTATGCGGCGATGGCATAAGCCCGATAGCGCTGGCCGAACTTCATGCAATGGGCATCACCGACACCGATAGGTTTAAGCGGGCAAACGAAATAAGCCAGGTGGGACTATTTATTAAAAACGATAAGGTTGTTGTAAACCTGTCCAAACCTGATCACCTTCCGCATCATGCCCGTATTATACCCAGGCTTGAGTTGGATAGCTGGATATATGAAGCAGCAAAAGAAGTGGGCACCCGGTTCCTGGAAGATACCCGGTTTTGCCGGTATCAGATAACGGATTTGGGCGTAATTACATTTTTAAAAACGGGCAGCCGCCATTTTGCCGTAAGCTCCAAAATTATTATTGGCGCAGATGGAAGCAGTTCAGGTGTCGCCCGTCAGTTGCATGGCGTCAAAAGCAGTGATCAGTTTCAATTGTTGGGGTTAAGGGCCTACTATGAAGAAGTCAGCGGACCGAATAATCGGGTCGATATTTTTTTCTCCAAAGAAAGCTTCCCCGGCATTTACTGGATGTTTCCAAAAGGAGAAAAGGGAGCTAATATCGGTATGGCAATGGTTTCCGCAACGCTTCCTCAAAAACCGGCACACGTAAAGCAATTGCTACAACGTCATATTGAAAACAATGAAGATATCGCGGAGCGGATTGGCGCAGGGAAATTGCAGGGTAAGATTTTGGGTTGGCCTATAACTTTCTTTAATGCCGGCAGTATTTTAACTGATAACCGGATCTTATTAGTGGGAGATGCTGCTGGCTTAATCAATCCTTTAAGTGGCGATGGTATACAATATGCGCTGTTGAGCGCCCGCTGGGCATCAGAAGTTGTAATACAAAGCGTTGCATTAAACGATTTCTCCGCCGGTCAACTAAAGGCTTACCGTACTAAAGTAGACAAAGAGCTGGCCTACGACTTTGCTTTTTCTAATTTTTTAGTGCAGTTTGCCAGAAATAAAAGCTTGTCCGCTGTTTGGATGGAAATTATTTCAACGTTGATTGCACGTGCTAAAGTAGACAAACCGTATGCAGATACTATTGCAGGTATTTTTGAAGGAACATACCCCTCTTACAAAGCCTTAAATGCAGAGTTTATTGCTAAATCGCTGCTTCAGGGCGGCATCAGAGGCTTCGAATCTATGTTGTCGATGGCTCAAAATCCAGGCTCGGTATTGGCCACTGGTAATCATATTGTACAATCGGCCGGCCAATTTTTAAATGAAATCAACTCCACCAGCAACGAACAAGCAAAATGGTTAGGCGCTCTTTTAAACAGAGGATTATCTGTTGCCGGACACACTATCAATCATTTGATTAACACTAGAACTGCCAACAAATAA
- a CDS encoding polyprenyl synthetase family protein, giving the protein MYDDVMKTMLAEYGAITLKGIHHFIPDKEPKKYLYDLVTDYPNRGGKGFRPGLCIASCRAHGGTLAQAINPAVTLELLHNAFLIHDDIEDESFYRRNKPAMHRYTSQSIAVNVGDAMHVLSLYPLLKTKEHMGHAITEKLFLEIRHMVTESVEGQAMELGWRQDNICELSDTDYLRMILKKTCWYTCIHPIRIGAIIGSNGKVDPDIFNRLGYYMGTAFQIQDDVLNLLAEEKKYGKEIGGDIIEGKRTLILIHLLQRCNETERKKIKAHLAKPIKDRSQVTAHYILNLMQRYDSINYAKNISKYMAGAALKEFYTIFSRLKDSRDKTFMESIILYMINRDY; this is encoded by the coding sequence ATGTATGATGATGTTATGAAAACCATGTTGGCTGAATACGGCGCAATAACCTTGAAAGGAATTCATCATTTTATACCTGATAAAGAACCTAAAAAGTATTTGTACGACCTGGTTACAGACTATCCCAACCGGGGAGGAAAGGGTTTCAGACCGGGTTTATGTATTGCTTCCTGCCGGGCTCATGGTGGTACTTTAGCTCAGGCAATAAACCCAGCCGTGACATTAGAGTTACTACATAATGCCTTTTTAATTCACGATGATATTGAGGATGAAAGCTTTTACAGGAGAAATAAGCCTGCCATGCATCGTTATACCAGCCAATCAATAGCCGTCAATGTAGGAGATGCCATGCATGTATTAAGCTTGTACCCTTTATTAAAAACGAAAGAACACATGGGGCACGCTATTACCGAAAAATTATTCCTGGAAATAAGACATATGGTAACCGAATCGGTAGAAGGACAGGCTATGGAATTAGGCTGGAGGCAGGACAATATTTGTGAGTTAAGTGACACAGATTATTTACGTATGATTTTAAAGAAAACCTGTTGGTATACTTGTATACACCCAATACGTATAGGCGCTATCATTGGTAGTAACGGAAAAGTGGATCCCGATATCTTCAATCGCCTGGGATACTATATGGGTACTGCTTTTCAAATACAGGACGATGTTTTAAATCTTTTAGCTGAAGAGAAAAAATATGGAAAAGAAATTGGCGGCGATATTATCGAGGGCAAGCGCACTTTAATATTGATTCATTTGTTACAGCGATGCAATGAAACGGAAAGAAAAAAAATAAAGGCCCACCTGGCCAAACCTATCAAAGACAGGAGCCAGGTAACTGCCCATTATATATTGAATCTGATGCAGCGGTACGATAGTATTAATTATGCTAAGAATATTTCTAAATATATGGCAGGCGCTGCGTTGAAAGAATTCTATACCATTTTTTCGCGCCTCAAGGATTCCAGAGATAAAACATTCATGGAGAGCATTATTCTTTATATGATAAATAGAGATTATTAG
- a CDS encoding COG1470 family protein, translating into MPVKQNNKKQKEGSLFGALNPDEMISNANKVLSAAVNVLEEEIAAGILAAKKIETKIIDVDNIREDPQDLMNRIRRDVHEAVDLLMDSVTAITMQLGVLTQGTKTRPATAAKNEKQKSTEIPIIQNLKPAAAGDVVTLKLALANMESKQPVNIRLRKVDLNGPLSHTIPANHITLKPASITLNTGQEKEISIQIKVPPNILAGQYSGLFVDTQDSANKAIIHLDVI; encoded by the coding sequence ATGCCTGTTAAGCAAAATAATAAAAAACAAAAAGAAGGCAGCCTGTTTGGCGCTTTGAATCCTGACGAGATGATTTCCAACGCCAATAAGGTATTGAGTGCTGCTGTAAATGTGCTTGAAGAGGAAATAGCAGCCGGCATATTGGCTGCCAAGAAGATTGAAACAAAAATTATTGATGTCGATAATATCAGGGAAGATCCGCAGGACCTGATGAACCGGATTCGCAGGGATGTACATGAAGCTGTTGATTTACTAATGGATTCTGTAACCGCAATTACCATGCAGTTGGGTGTATTGACCCAAGGCACGAAAACCAGACCTGCAACTGCTGCAAAGAACGAAAAACAAAAGAGTACGGAAATACCCATTATCCAAAACCTGAAACCAGCTGCAGCGGGAGATGTGGTTACATTAAAGCTTGCTTTAGCAAATATGGAAAGTAAGCAGCCCGTAAATATACGGTTGCGAAAAGTTGATCTGAACGGGCCGTTATCTCATACAATTCCGGCGAACCATATTACCTTGAAGCCCGCATCTATCACCTTAAACACTGGCCAGGAAAAAGAAATCAGCATACAAATAAAAGTTCCGCCCAACATATTGGCAGGGCAGTACAGCGGCCTGTTTGTTGACACTCAAGACAGCGCCAATAAAGCGATCATACATCTTGACGTCATCTAA
- a CDS encoding COG1470 family protein has product MLTVTSKSFYEKIQVENEEVILNGPPDFLSGQITISNRQEEKLSVKELPLQAVGRSFGGNLGQSLQLGLRLKPNETRKESITHLIDPQTPPGVYEGTISVGGATRKLKLIVQASIKVDVTPVVFTFQGTAPGKAHTTFITLTNNGNMPFQIPEVKHVTMVDMDYLCRATAIAIRSDGASKSYEAMMDELTRNVFKNMTDWLNASIKEAGQVLDPGEKKLVELTLTLPENAHMDRDYSGEIRLWDQVISYTIKSHNPIKPSKK; this is encoded by the coding sequence ATGCTTACGGTAACCTCAAAATCTTTTTATGAAAAAATTCAGGTAGAAAATGAGGAAGTGATACTGAACGGCCCTCCTGATTTTTTGAGCGGACAAATTACTATTAGTAACCGCCAGGAAGAAAAATTAAGTGTAAAGGAATTACCCCTGCAAGCGGTTGGCAGAAGCTTCGGTGGTAATCTTGGGCAAAGCCTCCAATTAGGTTTAAGATTAAAACCTAATGAAACACGTAAAGAAAGCATCACCCACCTTATCGATCCGCAAACCCCGCCCGGGGTTTATGAAGGCACCATATCAGTCGGTGGTGCAACCAGGAAACTAAAGCTGATCGTTCAAGCCAGTATAAAAGTTGATGTAACGCCCGTTGTATTTACCTTTCAGGGCACAGCGCCCGGTAAGGCTCATACCACTTTCATCACATTGACCAATAATGGTAATATGCCCTTTCAGATACCTGAGGTAAAGCATGTGACTATGGTCGACATGGATTATTTGTGCAGGGCAACCGCAATTGCTATTAGAAGTGATGGCGCATCAAAAAGTTATGAGGCAATGATGGATGAGCTTACCCGTAATGTTTTTAAAAATATGACAGACTGGTTGAATGCGTCCATTAAAGAAGCAGGACAAGTGTTGGATCCAGGTGAGAAAAAGCTGGTGGAACTGACACTAACTCTACCTGAAAACGCCCATATGGACCGTGATTACAGTGGCGAGATACGGCTCTGGGACCAAGTAATCAGCTACACTATAAAATCGCACAACCCTATTAAGCCATCAAAAAAATAA
- the amaB gene encoding L-piperidine-6-carboxylate dehydrogenase — translation MEFLQKLGITSENKGTGTGQSWLSAGNNNIRSLSPVDGKLIGSVQATTRADYEEVIQKAQQAFKEWRLWPAPKRGEMVRLIGEELRKNKENLGKLVSYEMGKSLQEGLGEVQEMIDICDFAIGLSRQLHGLTMHSERPGHRMYEQYHPLGLVGIISAFNFPVAVWSWNAMLAWVCGDVCIWKPSEKTPLCGIACQHIVAKVFRENQVPEGVSCLINGTAEAGEWLAADCSIPLVSATGSTRMGKAVATMVAQRLGRSLLELGGNNAIIISKDADLNIAIPAAVFGAVGTAGQRCTTTRRLIIHEDIYDVFKEKLVKAYQQLKIGDPLDTRNHVGPLIDKAAVDAYNNAIAACIQQGGQFVVKGGMLEGENFSSGCYVRPCIAEVAHNLPIVHTETFAPILYLIRYKELEEAIAIQNSVPQGLSSAIMTNNIRESEQFLAHNGSDCGIANVNIGTSGAEIGGAFGGEKETGGGRESGSDAWKNYMRRQTNTINYSTQLPLAQGIQFDLG, via the coding sequence ATGGAATTTCTGCAAAAGCTGGGTATTACCTCTGAAAATAAAGGAACTGGTACAGGGCAATCATGGTTATCAGCAGGTAACAACAACATACGATCCTTATCTCCTGTTGATGGAAAACTTATTGGTTCCGTGCAAGCTACTACCCGCGCCGATTACGAAGAGGTGATTCAAAAAGCGCAGCAGGCTTTTAAAGAATGGAGGCTGTGGCCTGCACCCAAACGCGGAGAAATGGTTCGGTTGATTGGTGAGGAATTGCGTAAAAACAAGGAAAACCTGGGCAAACTGGTATCCTATGAAATGGGAAAAAGCCTGCAGGAAGGACTCGGAGAAGTGCAGGAAATGATCGATATCTGCGATTTTGCGATAGGTTTAAGTCGCCAGCTGCACGGTTTAACGATGCATAGCGAGCGGCCCGGGCACAGAATGTATGAGCAATATCATCCATTAGGCCTTGTAGGTATTATATCAGCTTTCAATTTTCCTGTTGCAGTATGGAGCTGGAATGCTATGCTGGCCTGGGTTTGCGGCGATGTCTGCATCTGGAAGCCCTCCGAAAAAACGCCGCTTTGCGGCATTGCCTGTCAACATATTGTAGCGAAGGTTTTTAGAGAAAACCAGGTGCCCGAAGGTGTTTCCTGCCTGATCAATGGCACTGCTGAAGCCGGCGAATGGCTGGCTGCTGACTGCAGTATTCCGCTGGTATCTGCTACGGGATCTACCCGGATGGGAAAGGCTGTGGCCACAATGGTAGCGCAACGCCTGGGCCGATCCTTACTGGAGCTGGGTGGGAATAACGCCATTATTATTTCTAAAGATGCTGACCTGAATATTGCGATACCCGCCGCCGTTTTTGGCGCAGTAGGTACGGCCGGGCAAAGATGCACCACCACCCGGCGGCTGATCATCCATGAAGACATTTATGACGTTTTTAAAGAAAAGCTGGTTAAAGCTTACCAGCAATTAAAGATCGGCGATCCATTGGATACCCGCAATCATGTGGGTCCCCTGATTGACAAAGCTGCCGTAGACGCCTACAATAACGCCATTGCTGCCTGTATACAACAGGGCGGACAATTTGTGGTTAAAGGAGGCATGCTGGAAGGAGAAAACTTTAGCAGTGGTTGCTATGTGCGCCCTTGTATTGCCGAGGTGGCCCATAACCTGCCGATTGTACACACCGAAACCTTTGCACCGATTCTTTACCTGATCCGTTACAAAGAACTGGAAGAAGCCATCGCCATTCAAAACAGCGTACCACAAGGCCTTTCTTCGGCTATCATGACCAATAACATCCGGGAATCAGAGCAATTCCTGGCCCATAACGGCAGCGATTGTGGTATCGCCAACGTAAATATAGGTACTTCGGGTGCAGAAATCGGAGGCGCCTTCGGCGGTGAAAAAGAAACAGGTGGCGGCAGGGAAAGCGGCAGCGATGCCTGGAAAAATTATATGCGCCGGCAAACCAACACCATTAATTACAGTACCCAACTACCTTTGGCGCAGGGCATTCAATTCGACCTGGGCTAA
- a CDS encoding S8 family peptidase has protein sequence MKRVFSALGVVLIAGSFTVNVAAQDSAPDKNEGVPKGWHLKDLKKDGYYGISLDQAYDFLKSKGLKSTPVIVGIVDSGIDTTHEDLKPVLWVNTKEIPGNGIDDDKNGYIDDIHGWNFLGSKDGKQNVTKDSYEGTRVYWKYKKQFEGKSEKEIPAADKESYKLWLRSKQEIDKNLMEPKEFEYMTLLVEVLKEGDSIIKKDLKKDIYTCNDLANYTPLNAAAHQLKQVMMGTCKLNNTQEITNNELIELSSRDLVKAAAGQTPPANYRGDIVQDNYADINDKFYGNGNVYVDNESAKHGTHVAGIVGAARNNGLGMDGVADNVKLMSIRAVPDGDEHDKDIALGIRYAVDNGARVINMSFGKGFSPEKKWVDDAVRYAESKNVLLVHAAGNDAANVDTAYNFPSAKFADGKRPQTWITIGASGDKNSGGLTASFSNYGKKEVDIFSPGVKIYSTVPGGNTYADLQGTSMAAPVVSGVAALIMSYYPNLSAVQVKNILEKSVSKPAGNVKNPGGGPDVNMSELAVYGGIVNAYKAVQLADQESRLSKTTPAKKATPAKKKK, from the coding sequence ATGAAAAGAGTATTTAGTGCGCTAGGTGTTGTTTTGATTGCCGGTAGTTTTACTGTTAATGTTGCTGCCCAGGATTCAGCCCCCGATAAAAATGAAGGCGTGCCAAAAGGCTGGCATTTAAAAGACCTTAAAAAAGATGGTTACTATGGAATCAGCCTGGATCAGGCTTATGACTTTTTAAAGTCAAAGGGACTTAAAAGCACCCCTGTTATAGTGGGTATTGTAGACTCAGGAATTGATACCACCCATGAAGATCTGAAACCGGTTTTGTGGGTGAATACCAAAGAGATACCCGGAAATGGCATCGATGATGATAAAAATGGTTATATAGACGACATCCACGGATGGAATTTTTTAGGCAGTAAGGATGGTAAACAAAATGTAACCAAAGACAGCTATGAAGGTACCCGCGTGTACTGGAAATACAAAAAACAGTTCGAAGGGAAATCTGAAAAAGAAATTCCTGCAGCCGACAAAGAAAGCTACAAACTCTGGTTAAGATCTAAACAGGAAATTGATAAAAACCTGATGGAACCCAAAGAGTTTGAATATATGACCTTATTAGTGGAAGTACTGAAAGAGGGTGATTCTATTATAAAAAAGGACCTAAAAAAAGATATTTACACCTGTAACGATTTAGCTAACTACACCCCGCTTAATGCGGCCGCCCATCAATTGAAGCAGGTAATGATGGGTACCTGTAAATTAAATAATACACAGGAGATCACGAATAACGAGTTGATTGAACTGTCCTCCCGTGACTTAGTTAAAGCGGCTGCAGGACAAACTCCTCCGGCTAATTACAGGGGAGATATTGTACAGGATAATTATGCCGACATCAACGACAAATTTTATGGCAATGGCAATGTGTATGTAGATAATGAGTCGGCAAAGCATGGCACGCACGTTGCCGGTATTGTGGGTGCTGCCCGCAATAACGGATTGGGCATGGACGGCGTGGCAGACAACGTAAAGCTAATGAGCATCAGGGCTGTTCCCGACGGTGATGAGCATGATAAAGACATAGCGTTGGGCATACGGTATGCCGTTGATAATGGTGCACGTGTTATCAATATGAGCTTTGGGAAAGGTTTTTCTCCCGAAAAAAAATGGGTAGACGATGCTGTTCGATATGCCGAAAGTAAAAATGTATTACTGGTACATGCGGCGGGTAACGATGCCGCTAACGTAGATACTGCTTATAATTTCCCTTCGGCGAAGTTTGCAGATGGCAAAAGGCCGCAAACATGGATCACTATCGGCGCCAGCGGTGATAAAAATTCAGGTGGGTTAACGGCCAGCTTCTCTAACTACGGGAAGAAGGAAGTAGATATATTTTCGCCTGGCGTGAAGATTTACTCTACCGTACCGGGGGGTAATACTTATGCAGATTTACAGGGAACCAGCATGGCCGCACCGGTAGTATCGGGTGTGGCAGCACTTATTATGAGCTACTACCCTAACCTATCGGCAGTGCAGGTAAAAAACATCCTGGAAAAAAGTGTCAGCAAACCGGCAGGCAACGTTAAAAACCCCGGCGGAGGTCCTGATGTTAACATGTCGGAACTGGCCGTATACGGTGGAATTGTAAATGCTTATAAAGCCGTTCAACTGGCTGATCAGGAAAGCAGATTGAGCAAAACAACTCCTGCTAAAAAAGCAACCCCGGCTAAGAAAAAGAAATAA
- a CDS encoding saccharopine dehydrogenase C-terminal domain-containing protein, giving the protein MANETKQILLFGAGKSATVLIAHLLEKSERYPWKLVVVDADLSLALSKIKGHVNGSALSFNINEANERAKMISQSDIVISMLPPALHYQVALDCLVYGKHLLTASYLDDSICALESEINRKGLLFLCEMGLDPGIDHMSAMQLVHRIKNQGGTIRSFMSHCGGLIAPESDDNPWHYKITWNPANVVNAGKTGAVYKKEGKTVERNYKEIFKDNPTVDISGLGSYACYPNRDSLSYAKRYGLETAHTFIRTTLRHPDFCKGWQYIIEAGLTDASEFREIDACKSIADWFNQSVRRHSRLSSFNDYINTVVTESDRDLVQRQMKYLGLNSSAPLPSGLQSSADVMRHLLETRLKMQVTDRDMIIMLHEIDYEKNNQLYSSKSCMIVKGDDALNTAMAKTVGLPLGIAAELILEKKINISGLKIPVAREIYEPVLIKLKEKEIKFEDL; this is encoded by the coding sequence TTGGCCAACGAAACAAAGCAAATACTTCTTTTTGGAGCAGGCAAATCAGCAACGGTATTGATCGCTCACCTGCTCGAGAAATCGGAACGCTACCCATGGAAGCTGGTTGTGGTAGACGCTGATCTTTCATTAGCGTTATCAAAAATAAAAGGCCATGTAAATGGCTCAGCATTGTCGTTTAACATTAATGAAGCAAATGAGAGAGCTAAGATGATCAGCCAGTCGGATATTGTCATATCCATGCTACCCCCCGCTTTACATTATCAGGTTGCACTGGATTGCTTGGTTTATGGCAAACATCTTTTGACGGCGTCCTACCTGGATGATTCCATATGCGCGCTGGAAAGCGAAATCAATCGAAAGGGCCTTCTTTTTCTTTGTGAAATGGGGCTGGATCCGGGCATCGACCACATGAGCGCTATGCAATTGGTACACCGGATCAAAAACCAGGGAGGTACTATCCGAAGCTTTATGTCGCATTGCGGAGGGCTGATTGCCCCGGAAAGCGATGACAATCCCTGGCATTATAAAATAACCTGGAACCCGGCCAATGTAGTTAATGCGGGTAAAACAGGCGCAGTATACAAAAAGGAGGGAAAAACAGTAGAGAGAAATTATAAAGAGATCTTTAAAGATAACCCCACAGTTGATATAAGCGGCCTGGGATCCTATGCCTGTTACCCTAACAGAGACTCGCTTTCTTACGCGAAACGCTACGGTTTGGAAACGGCTCATACCTTTATAAGAACGACCTTACGGCATCCTGATTTTTGTAAAGGCTGGCAATATATCATTGAAGCGGGACTAACCGACGCTTCTGAATTCAGGGAGATCGATGCATGCAAAAGTATTGCAGACTGGTTTAACCAATCTGTCCGGAGGCATTCTCGGCTGTCATCCTTTAATGACTATATCAATACAGTCGTTACCGAATCGGACAGAGATCTGGTTCAAAGACAGATGAAATACCTGGGTTTGAACAGTAGTGCCCCTTTGCCCTCCGGCCTGCAATCTTCAGCAGATGTAATGCGCCATTTACTGGAAACCCGTTTGAAAATGCAGGTTACAGACCGCGATATGATCATCATGCTCCATGAAATTGATTATGAAAAAAACAATCAGCTATATTCATCAAAAAGTTGTATGATTGTAAAAGGCGATGACGCCTTAAACACAGCGATGGCTAAAACAGTGGGACTTCCATTGGGCATTGCCGCAGAACTGATACTGGAGAAAAAAATAAACATAAGCGGTTTAAAAATTCCTGTTGCCAGGGAGATTTACGAACCGGTTTTAATTAAATTAAAAGAAAAGGAAATTAAGTTTGAAGATTTATAA